TAGacctatatacatatatatataattccaGCCCCTTTTTAGTGAAAATGAGTCCTTCTCGCATGCCTTTTGCCATTTACCTTGCAGTCCTACTCATGCGTCACGGTCCTCAATatagaaacaaaaggaagaaacccTAGCCTCATCTCACTCTCACCGTGAGAGTCTCACGCAACCACGAATTCCACTCTGTCGCTGCTTCGCAGACTTGCAACCGAGTGAAATTTTATACTTAAGCGTACTCATGCTTTTCGCTGTTATTGGCAAATTCGATTTTCAACCTAGGGTGCTTCTAACCATGTTGAAGTTTAGTTCGAGACTCTTGACCTCGTTGAGCCTGGTCGAATTGTATCCATGTATGTACCCCCCCAACATTTGCTGGTACCCTCTCTCCCCTCTGCTTTTGTTGCTTATCTAAGTATATGGGAGTTTCCCATTGGTACTTCATCTAGGGTTCTTGGGAATATCTTTCATGATCGTTCAGGTCACAAAATGTGGGCAACTTCTTGCACGGGGGGCAATGATGACGCTAGTGGACGTGGTAGGTTCTATCATAATGTTCACCGTCAGAGGCCCTCATGAATTTTGCAAGAATTGGAGACCAAGCCAACTCAGGAGAACTAAACTAGATTGGTTATCATGTCCTCAATGGATCCATGAATCCAAAGAAACAATTTTCGATTCCAAAAAATCTTTAGTGGGTGACTCCCGATTTTAGGTTGGGACCACCCATGCGGATCATGCTTACATCTTATAGCATTCCGCTCGTTAAACATTTCTTACAGGAATTCAAATCCAAAATTAAAGAGAATGAACAAAGCCCTTCACCTGTGCCGGCAATAATTTTCAATGATACCATTTTGGTGTCTACCTCTACCAATGAGACACGTCTCTCCAAGCCGGTCCCACTTTGAACCCTCTTTCCCAATCGGATGGTTCACTCGCTACACTGAGACGACACGCGTCCGCAATCACGGTGGTCGTCGTGCCCTCACTTTCTATATAAATTGGCACATGCCATCCCCGTCTTCTCCCCAAAGCTCCATGCAAATAAAGCCTCTCTGTTCTTTCCCGATGACCACTCAAACCTCGAGCAAACACAAACTAGCTTAAAGGAATATACGTAAGAGCGCGAGTTCAACGCAGAATAGTTTTATTTGTGCTTGCTCTGTAGAAGGAGCGAGGAGGGGGTGTTGAAAATGGCAGCCAAGAGAAGTGGCTATTATTATTCTCTGTCCTCGTTGGAGATGGACCGGATCTTGCTCAGATTCCGGCCGATCGCCCAGCCGGCGGCCAGCGGGTCGGGTTCCGGGGATCTTGTTCCTCGCTGGAGAGCAGCGGGCTCTACGACGTCATGCCGGTGAtcagaaagagaagaagatccAGCAAGCGGGGGAACAATAGCATCAAGAGGCCCGCCGCACGGCGCCACAGAAAACGAAAGCCGTGTCGTGAGGAAAAGATGGTGTATGGATCACCAGgtgagagagattctcttggcTTAATGAAATGGATTATCTTGgtaatctttattttcttttcttttcccagaTCGTTATGAGTGCAATTATCCAGCACGTGCTAGTTATTCTAAATTCTATGcaatttgttttcttgaattatCTGATTATGCTTTAgagttcattaatttttatttttttaaagcacGCCAATTAATAATCCAATGAAATAGGTTCATGTTTTAAGACATACATGTTCTTTTGATGAATTGCTCTTTCTCGTGGTtctgtgtaatttttttttggccaacagTTGATGCAAAGAATTTTGTTTCTGTCCAACAATATTGATGCAAAGATCGATCTCATGATTAATAAGAACAGAGTTTACCGATTCATCTAGATCAGAAACATATATGAGGATGATgcataaattttatcctaatatatGAAGTTATGATGAATAATTAAGAATACTAGTTAAAGAAGTCCTTTGCCTTTTGTTACTCTTATTCAACAAGATACTTTCAAGGATGCATAATTAATTTACTTTAAAAATTAACGATGACCATAGCTTCATTTCACAATTTAATTATATGTAAAAGAATTTCCTCCACAAATATTCTTCTTCAAGGGGAGGAGCAGAGTTAGGTAGAAATTCTTCCGCACATATTTTTCTTCTGGCAAAGCGAGCGGCCGGGAAGGGTGATTTCACTTGTGACTAGCCTGGGAGGGCGACCTCGCCTACTGCCAGCCAACAAGGGCAACCTTTGCCGGTTGTAGCCTATGGTCTTGGCGATggcggagaaagaaggaaaaaaaaaagaaaaaaagaaaaagcaaagcaaagaaatgaaaatataaaaaaaaaaattcaaaaaaatttaaaacattaataaagtTTGTTCATACCATTTGGCCATACCATATAAGACGGtcaatatctaaaatttaattatatctaaagaatttattccaaaaatttcttcttcaaggGGAGGAGCAGGCTTAGGTAGAAATTCTTCCacatatattttccttttggtgAGGGGGCGGCGGCAAGGGTGATCTCACTCGGCGGCTGGGAGGGCGACCTCACCTACGGCCGACTAGCAAGGGCGACCTTTGCCGGTCTAGCCGGCTGTAGCCTATGGTCTTGACGATGGCAACcgacggaggaagaagaaaaaataaaaagaaaagaaaagaaaaagcaaatcaaataaaatataaaaaaatttcatgacattGTAGACCGTGCCACATGATGACCAGATGAATTGCATTagtaaaatatagaaaatatttataattcaattgacataattgaaaggtttagaattgaattggaatgcgtgtaataagtttatgacttttttggttatttttatataaaaatgaagCCGAATAGTAAGTAATGAATTTCCTTTGATCTGTTATGTGTTCTGTTTTCAATACGTGTGTATTATAGTTAACATGTATATAATTATACCaagtaaaaagagagagagagagagagagagaaagggaggttCGTATATTATAGTTAAATGAGCTTTCTTACGCCTTTTGTTAAAGCATGTTTGataagaaataattaattaattgcacaTAAAGTGTGATATTTAGTGCATTGGAAACAACAAATTTTCCTTTGGGTAGTTGACAAGTGCTTAGAGAGTTTCTTTAACAAAACCCTTTTAATTATGCGCACTGTCTTTCACGTGTTAACGCGatataaaaaagggaaaatttcatgaaaaaaatatagccaaaaatctaagaaaaggtcctatataaaagcatgtttaaaCCAAAAAGACGTTTTCGCCAATTAGTGTACAactccattttctcttccagTTTCTTTCTGATTAATATATCGTCGAAGTTGCTGATGGGATGCAGTCCTTTGAGGCTAGTTTCATTAACATTGTCAGACGATCTTATTTACTTTCTGCTCGTGGAAATCTTAGGTTTTGTCATACGGTCGACACTCGACAAGTGTGtaagaaaaaatcaaagtcTATTGCTTGAATATATGCCATGTCTCCTTATGTTGTGTTGGAGAcaccaaggaagaaggagggaatGGAAGTGGTGGtcgaaaattgagaaaattattcaaatttccATGAGAATTACCATTggggaaaattctcaaattctgCTATTTTTATTCCTCAACACaccttcattttttcttttccaaacaatGCAAATACCTAGCATACGAACAAGGACCCAAGTGCAATTTTTCACTTTCGATTTCGATGGCTTCGTGCAGATTTAGGGGAGACTCCAGGACCTGAAACCCTCAGGTGGCTCTGCTTCAGCAATCGAGACGACGCCCTCCGCCGCACCGCCGAGAAGCCGTCGATGACGCCACGTGTGCCGGGCCCCGCGCAACGGACGTCAGCGGTCCAGGACCAGGCGGCGCCACGGGGCCCGGTGGTGGCGTCAACGGTCAGCGTCAGTGGGTGACCGACACATGGGTGGCCCCGGATGCCCTGGGGCGCACGGACGCCGAGAGGAAAAACAATCTGGAGAGGGACACGTGCCCGGGGTTCACGTCCGACGGGTGGGGGAGGGTCACGTGGACGAACGGGGCGTTCAGGAGGATggtgggggcggcggcggcggaggaccGGAGCAGGCTCGAGGTGTGGCTGGTGGCGAAGGAGGGAGCGcccgaggcggcggcggcggcgttcaCATGCCGGGTGAGGGTGGAGTACGCCGGCAGCGGCGACGGGAGGAGCTGCTCGCTCACGCTGCCGTGCGACGTGTGGAGGATGGACGGCGGCGGTTTTGCATGGAGGCTCGACGTCGACGCCGCTCTAACTCTCGGCTTGGGACTATAATTACataatggaaaaacaagaaactgTCGGGCGCACCAAAAGTGGTGAATACGTGATAATATCTGCTGTTTCGCGAGATCTTTGTATTGTGGTTGTTCTTATCCCTCTATAGAaatgttggttttttttttttttttcttctatgaaTTCAAAGCAAGATATTGCTCACATCTTTCTAACTTCGTGCTTCCATCTTGTCCAATTTTGAAGTCTTTTTGGATTCTGATGATTAACAAATTGAAGTACGCCTGAGAAGTCAATTTTGTTCGACAACTCTTGAGGGAGAAGATGTGATGATAAGAGCAGAGGAAATGTAAGCTAAGGAAAACAATGGATCGATGCAGTAcgtaatttgaaaaatattaataatccATACATCTATCTCCAAAGCAAAAAATATAGGGACATAATAGTATACGATACCTAATCGAttataagaataaaataaaaatctatcgACCTAAGACAcgatttgttttcatttttgtcatccATCAAATAGAActatatatcaagaataaaactTGAAGTCCTTGGCTTGAATTATTATCTCCCTCAACGCACCAATGGGGCTAATACCATTAGCAAAACGCCAAGTATGATGCAGATCTGAAAAAGCATTTTCATCAAGAAGTGTTAGGTTTAGCTGCATAAAGTGCCAAATCAATATCACTTGTGAAATATCACAGCATTAAAGAAATTGTGTTACCAACATACCCAGTTAGCGAACCAAGATAAGCTGAATTTCTTCGGCTTGTAGATAGCAAGCCACATGATGCAAGGCAGCTGTTTTATCATATCatacaaaagttaaaaaaataaaataaaatagtcaGCACATAAATTATGATATACTTTGTACAAGTTAATGAATATAGTACAAATTGCTTACATAATATGTTGTAGGAGCAAAAGCAAATCCTCCGAAGAAGCTGAGAAGCCCTCCGAAAAATGGGAACGTGATGGCCAGGAACATTGTCAAAGCTGATCGTGAAGCACAAATCGTATCCCATTAATTAAGTAATGAAAGATAAACTTTAGAAAACTATGCAATAAAATGATAAGACAAGATTTAGGGTCAGAAAAAGTTTAGATAACTCACCAACATATAAGTTGCGTGTCATGAATCGGAGCATCCTAGTCGGCTTgaacttcattttcttcaccaGGCACGATTCTATCATATCAAATACCGGTATTGCGAACACCTGACATCCACACGACATCTCGTCGAccgaagaaaaaggaagaaaggcgTACAAACATAGGTAATCGAATGAAGAGGAGATTGAATTATCTATCTATACCTGATAGCTCCCGATCACATGAATCACGACAAACATATTAGCCGCGGCGATTAGCCACCGGGGCTTCTCGAGGATATGAGGACGTTATCCTGGACCGAGTTTCCGAACACCCAGTAGCCAATGAATGCGACTGGAAAGTAACATAAGGCGACGATCACATAAGCAAAAGCCACGCCCTTCCACATCGGTTTCTTTGACGGCTTTTCAGGCGTCGAAGGGATCGTGGCCTGAATTTCCAGCACGACATTATGACCGGCAAATGCGAACGCGATATCGCCCAGTGCGCTGAAGAATCCGAACACTCGGCCCGTGGTTGTCGAGGCCCTACTTCCATATTGGACGTCTGGTTGAACCCCTCTGTCCGCTGATGCTATCCATGCGATCGTCGAGTAACTGCGGAGTCACATGTTATGATTGCTATTTTGAGAACATTACCTTGAAAAGATCGCATGCTGAATGATGAAGATTTCACACAGTGTCGGATCCACAACAAAAGCGCTCGATCAGTTGCAAAAATTAGACGGAATTACCTAGAATATACCTTGACATGAACTACCAGAATAATTCTAAGTGTATCCGAAGTGAAACAAAAAGCATCCTTTCTGCATCAGAAGATTATCCTACAAACAAGTAGAAGTGCAGGATTATCAAATTTCTTATTAACTTGACATGAGGTGCCTTGGCTATCATGACGCAATTTTCAGTCCCCACAAAGAAAAGGTCCACATCAAAATACAGAAGGGGAAACTTTGGATGGTTGACATGATTATAAGCTACATTGGAAGGTCACTAAAGGGAAAATAGATGAAATACGGAACATGTTGTGGGTACATTCGCTAATGGATTTACAGTTTAAGAGGTTTAAACAGGAAATATTATCTGATACTACGTTGAAATAAGTAAATTAAGCGtgcaatttgcaaattttatgatttcatACTTTAGGACGTGTCAATAAGAAAGAACCAAAACATAGTGATTAGACTATCAATTGTTAGAAAATATAATTTCCTATAGTTacaataaaaagacaaaaaagaattaTTCGGCAATCTGAAGAATTTAATACCTCAAAGACATGACGGCTGCGGCAAGAGAGACGCCCGTGATGGAATTGAAGCTAGGGAGGTGAGAGAG
The sequence above is drawn from the Eucalyptus grandis isolate ANBG69807.140 chromosome 11, ASM1654582v1, whole genome shotgun sequence genome and encodes:
- the LOC120289894 gene encoding uncharacterized protein LOC120289894; the protein is MTLVDVKERGGGVENGSQEKWLLLFSVLVGDGPDLAQIPADRPAGGQRVGFRGSCSSLESSGLYDVMPVIRKRRRSSKRGNNSIKRPAARRHRKRKPCREEKMVYGSPDLGETPGPETLRWLCFSNRDDALRRTAEKPSMTPRVPGPAQRTSAVQDQAAPRGPVVASTVSVSG